One part of the Spirochaeta lutea genome encodes these proteins:
- the trxA gene encoding thioredoxin — MYKDGNSMTQQLTKEEFLEKVFNFEEKKDWEYQGDKPALIDFYADWCGPCKMVAPVLEEISEEYGDKMHVYKVNTDEQQELSMAFGIQSIPSLLFIPMGEKPQMAQGALPKETLLQAMKEVLKVE; from the coding sequence ATATATAAGGACGGTAACAGTATGACACAGCAACTAACCAAGGAAGAATTTCTTGAAAAGGTTTTTAATTTCGAAGAAAAGAAGGACTGGGAGTATCAGGGCGATAAACCGGCCCTTATCGACTTCTACGCCGATTGGTGCGGCCCCTGTAAAATGGTAGCGCCCGTACTGGAGGAGATCTCCGAGGAATACGGCGATAAAATGCATGTATACAAGGTGAACACCGACGAGCAGCAGGAGCTCAGCATGGCCTTCGGCATCCAGAGCATCCCCAGCCTGCTTTTTATCCCCATGGGAGAGAAACCCCAGATGGCTCAGGGCGCCTTACCCAAGGAAACCCTGCTCCAGGCCATGAAGGAAGTATTGAAGGTTGAATAG
- a CDS encoding hemolysin family protein translates to MTTHILVLVLLLALSAFFSGTETAFTSLSMIQIQQIKKRYRNRGALIERLHNQADTLLATVLIGNNLVNIGMSVISSELTIRLFGSTALGITTGVLTMAILVFGEIIPKQTAILNNAFICIHTVRIIYLLSIIFRPLIWLLSGLSRIISRLSPKNPRTHLTLDGILHMVKHAENIGILENYRTRMVKSIFRFNDVSVHAIMTHRTKVFSLPASLPISEALPLITEAGYSRIPVFGRDQEQILGIVLEKEVIRALNEPETTLKDLMMPPVVVPESWKIHRVFTKLKAERLNLAIVLDEYGGLAGVVTMEDLVEEIIGELYDENEEKEGSRVTRNASGWYTIQGDTPLHVLEDIVGIEFPHDRSIETIGGYLADLAEELPNPGTSIPTDAGTFIIDRISRKQILSVRFRPGTDADET, encoded by the coding sequence ATGACAACACATATTCTTGTGCTTGTCCTCCTGCTCGCACTCTCCGCATTCTTTTCCGGGACGGAAACGGCATTCACCAGCCTTTCTATGATTCAAATACAGCAAATCAAAAAACGGTACCGTAATCGCGGTGCCCTCATTGAACGGCTTCACAACCAGGCGGATACCCTTCTGGCCACGGTTCTCATCGGCAACAACCTGGTGAATATCGGAATGTCGGTGATCTCCTCGGAATTAACCATCCGTCTCTTCGGCTCCACGGCCCTGGGCATTACCACCGGCGTGCTTACCATGGCCATCCTGGTGTTTGGCGAGATCATTCCGAAACAAACCGCCATCTTAAATAACGCCTTTATTTGTATCCATACCGTGCGGATTATCTACCTGCTCTCCATTATATTTCGGCCCCTCATCTGGCTGCTCTCGGGTCTCAGCAGGATCATCTCCCGCCTCAGCCCGAAAAATCCCCGGACTCACCTTACCCTGGACGGAATTCTACACATGGTAAAACACGCCGAAAATATCGGCATATTGGAGAACTACCGCACCAGGATGGTGAAGAGCATTTTCCGGTTCAACGATGTAAGCGTCCATGCCATCATGACCCACCGGACCAAGGTGTTCAGTCTTCCCGCCTCTCTACCCATTTCCGAGGCCCTGCCCCTAATCACCGAGGCAGGATATTCCCGGATTCCAGTGTTTGGAAGGGATCAAGAGCAGATCTTGGGTATCGTATTGGAAAAGGAAGTAATCCGCGCCCTTAATGAGCCTGAAACCACCCTAAAGGATCTCATGATGCCCCCGGTGGTGGTGCCGGAAAGCTGGAAAATCCACCGGGTCTTTACCAAGCTCAAGGCTGAGCGGCTTAATCTTGCCATCGTACTGGATGAATACGGGGGATTAGCCGGGGTCGTTACCATGGAGGATCTGGTTGAGGAGATTATCGGCGAACTCTACGATGAGAATGAAGAGAAGGAGGGCAGCCGGGTAACCCGGAATGCCAGCGGTTGGTATACCATCCAGGGTGACACCCCCCTCCATGTCCTGGAAGATATTGTCGGCATAGAGTTTCCTCACGACCGTTCCATCGAAACCATCGGCGGATACCTGGCCGACCTGGCTGAGGAACTCCCGAATCCGGGAACCTCGATACCCACTGATGCGGGTACATTTATCATCGACCGGATCAGCCGGAAGCAGATCCTCTCGGTCCGATTCCGCCCCGGTACTGATGCCGATGAGACATAA
- the leuS gene encoding leucine--tRNA ligase, whose protein sequence is MSKYPFHDIERKWQARWEREQTFAVSEDPSVPKAKRKYVLDMFPYPSGAGLHVGHPEGYTATDIYCRYLRMTGHQVLHPMGFDSFGLPAENYAIKTGTHPKITTEQNINKFREQIKRLGFSYDWNREISTHSSDYYKWTQWIFLQLYKKGLAYVAEIPVWYCEALGTVLANEEVIQSPEGPRSEIGGHPVVRKPLRQWMLKITEYAERLLSGLDDLDWPESIKAMQRNWIGKSEGANVRFPLADNPETGIEIYTTRPDTLFGATYMVLAPEHPLVQEITTPEQKKEIDGYIQRAALKSDLERTELSKEKTGAFTGAYAINPVNEARIPIWISDYILISYGTGAIMAVPAHDERDFEFAQRFNLEIIKVVADPQDPDAALVEAFTDTGISVNSGQFSGKPTETAKEEIIQWLEQEKIGSRAVNYKLRDWIFSRQRYWGEPIPLVIGEDGDIQPVAEENLPLTLPEVQSYKPAGTGESPLATVTDWVQTMMPDGSGRPGKRETNTMPQWAGSCWYYLRYLDPNNQDVFAARDKIDYWMPVDLYVGGAEHAVLHLLYARFWHKVLFDIGVVNTDEPFMRLVNQGMITSYAFQRGDGTLVPTDEVSETSPDQWIETATGKPVERVIAKMSKSLKNVINPDEIIEQYGADSMRLYEMFMGPLRQSKPWSTQGLIGIHRFLDRIWRLSERPVTHEPSPAELQKVLHKTIKKVGEDTANLDFNTAISQMMIFINEAFKTESLHRDAWEPFVLVLAPYAPHLAEELWERLGHTESLAYHPFPEYQEELTKDDQVTLVLQVNGKVRSKVEIAAGTPKEELEPLALAHERVQEYTTGKTVVKVITVPDKLVNVVVR, encoded by the coding sequence ATGAGTAAATATCCATTTCATGACATCGAACGTAAATGGCAGGCAAGGTGGGAACGAGAACAAACCTTTGCCGTATCGGAAGATCCCTCGGTTCCTAAAGCAAAGCGGAAGTATGTTCTCGATATGTTTCCCTATCCCAGCGGAGCCGGACTGCATGTGGGTCATCCCGAGGGCTACACTGCTACCGATATTTACTGCCGCTACCTTCGAATGACGGGTCATCAGGTTCTGCATCCCATGGGTTTTGACTCCTTCGGCCTTCCTGCCGAAAACTATGCCATTAAAACGGGTACCCATCCCAAAATCACCACAGAACAAAACATCAATAAATTCCGGGAACAGATTAAACGCCTGGGGTTCTCCTACGACTGGAACCGGGAGATTTCGACCCATTCCTCGGACTACTATAAGTGGACCCAGTGGATTTTTCTCCAGCTCTATAAGAAGGGCCTGGCCTATGTGGCTGAAATTCCGGTTTGGTACTGTGAGGCTCTGGGAACGGTTCTTGCGAATGAGGAGGTGATTCAGAGCCCCGAGGGTCCCCGAAGTGAGATCGGCGGACATCCCGTGGTTCGGAAACCTCTGCGGCAATGGATGCTCAAGATCACCGAATACGCTGAACGCTTGCTTTCGGGTCTGGATGATTTGGACTGGCCGGAGTCTATTAAGGCAATGCAGCGCAATTGGATCGGAAAATCAGAGGGCGCGAACGTACGCTTTCCCCTGGCGGATAATCCCGAGACGGGGATTGAGATTTACACTACCCGCCCGGATACCCTCTTCGGCGCCACCTACATGGTCCTGGCCCCGGAACACCCCCTGGTTCAGGAGATTACAACCCCGGAGCAGAAGAAGGAGATCGATGGGTACATCCAGCGGGCTGCACTTAAAAGCGATTTGGAGCGGACCGAGTTATCCAAGGAAAAAACCGGCGCCTTCACCGGAGCCTATGCGATTAATCCCGTAAACGAGGCAAGGATTCCCATCTGGATTTCTGATTACATCTTGATTTCCTACGGTACCGGAGCAATCATGGCCGTACCGGCCCATGACGAGCGGGACTTTGAGTTTGCCCAGCGCTTCAACCTGGAGATTATCAAGGTGGTCGCCGATCCCCAGGATCCCGATGCCGCCCTGGTTGAGGCCTTTACCGATACGGGGATCAGCGTAAACTCCGGGCAGTTCTCCGGAAAACCCACCGAAACAGCCAAGGAAGAGATCATTCAATGGTTGGAGCAGGAGAAGATCGGATCCCGGGCGGTGAACTATAAGCTCCGCGACTGGATATTCAGCCGCCAACGGTATTGGGGAGAACCGATCCCCCTGGTTATCGGCGAAGACGGAGATATACAGCCCGTGGCCGAAGAGAACCTGCCCTTAACCCTACCGGAGGTGCAGAGTTACAAGCCCGCCGGCACCGGCGAGAGTCCCCTGGCAACGGTAACGGATTGGGTGCAAACCATGATGCCCGACGGTTCCGGGCGCCCGGGAAAACGGGAAACGAACACCATGCCCCAGTGGGCCGGCAGCTGCTGGTACTACCTGCGGTACCTAGACCCCAATAATCAGGATGTCTTCGCCGCCCGGGACAAGATTGACTATTGGATGCCCGTCGATTTGTATGTCGGGGGTGCGGAGCATGCGGTGCTCCATCTGCTGTATGCACGGTTCTGGCACAAGGTGCTTTTCGATATTGGGGTGGTGAACACTGATGAACCCTTTATGCGCCTGGTAAACCAGGGCATGATCACCTCCTACGCCTTCCAGCGGGGAGACGGCACCCTGGTGCCCACCGATGAGGTATCCGAAACCTCCCCGGATCAGTGGATCGAGACGGCTACGGGCAAACCCGTCGAGCGGGTTATAGCCAAGATGTCCAAGAGCCTGAAAAACGTTATCAATCCCGATGAGATTATCGAACAGTACGGTGCCGACAGCATGCGCCTCTACGAGATGTTCATGGGCCCGCTCCGGCAGTCGAAACCCTGGAGCACCCAGGGCCTCATCGGAATCCACCGATTTCTGGACAGGATCTGGCGGCTCAGCGAGAGGCCGGTAACCCATGAACCCTCCCCCGCGGAGCTTCAAAAGGTACTGCATAAGACCATTAAAAAGGTAGGCGAAGATACCGCCAACCTGGACTTTAATACCGCCATCAGTCAGATGATGATCTTCATCAATGAGGCGTTTAAGACTGAATCTCTCCACCGGGACGCTTGGGAACCCTTTGTTCTGGTATTAGCCCCCTATGCCCCCCATCTGGCGGAAGAATTGTGGGAGCGCCTGGGTCATACCGAGAGCTTGGCCTACCACCCCTTCCCGGAATACCAGGAAGAGCTTACCAAGGACGATCAGGTAACCCTGGTACTCCAGGTTAACGGGAAGGTCCGCAGCAAGGTAGAGATAGCCGCCGGTACCCCGAAGGAAGAACTTGAACCCCTGGCCCTGGCCCACGAGCGGGTTCAGGAATATACTACGGGAAAGACCGTCGTAAAGGTGATTACTGTTCCGGATAAATTGGTGAATGTGGTGGTGCGGTAA
- the aroF gene encoding 3-deoxy-7-phosphoheptulonate synthase — MVIVLNQHISPDQKRFLRDFLQGRGYQIREITGEEETIFGAVGPSTLDVREVEVLPGVQRVVPLTKPFKLVSREFKPEDTVVSVGPVRIGAGRVSLIAGPCAVESEDQMMRAGEAAADAGAVMLRGGAFKPRTSPYAFQGLGERGLEILKKAGESLGLPVVSEVVSAEHLTMMRGYVDCFQIGARNMQNFELLKSVGGMGMPVILKRGAAARIEEWLMAAEYLMAHGTDQIILCERGIRTFETYTRNSLDISSIPVVKKLSHLPVIVDPSHATGIRDKVLPVALGAVAAGADGLIVEIHPNPEEALSDGAQSLYPEQFEKLSGDIQALCPVLGKELNRRPKVVVASPGAAGASGGTAPGSSENSVPRVAFQGERGAYSEMALGRFFGFDSAQPVPCKHFEDVFQAVLKGEVQRGLLPIENALTGSIHENYDLLLQYRDIKIIGETKIRIQHSLIGVPGSTLEDIKRVYSHPQGLLQCERYLNTWPSWARIPHYDTAGSVSMIMKEGSKQSAAIANSLAAAIYGAQVLKEGIETNPVNYTRFVIIARNEVPDSPSPTKASIVFSTPDRPGALLEAMKVLSDRKVNLQKIESRPIHGKPWTYMFYLDLSRPQDPGVFQDALTELGNHTEDLRVLGRYVQA; from the coding sequence ATGGTCATCGTATTAAATCAGCACATTAGTCCCGATCAGAAGCGTTTTTTACGGGATTTTCTGCAGGGCAGGGGATATCAGATCCGGGAGATAACCGGTGAAGAGGAAACCATCTTCGGTGCGGTGGGGCCCTCCACCCTGGATGTCCGGGAGGTCGAGGTGCTTCCCGGGGTTCAGCGGGTGGTACCCCTCACAAAGCCCTTCAAGCTGGTGAGTCGGGAGTTTAAGCCCGAGGATACCGTGGTATCTGTGGGACCGGTACGGATCGGTGCCGGCCGGGTATCTCTCATTGCCGGCCCCTGTGCGGTGGAGAGTGAAGATCAAATGATGCGGGCCGGGGAGGCCGCTGCCGATGCGGGGGCAGTGATGCTCCGGGGCGGGGCATTCAAACCCAGAACTAGTCCCTATGCGTTCCAAGGGCTGGGAGAGCGGGGCCTGGAGATTCTAAAAAAAGCCGGCGAATCCCTGGGGCTGCCGGTGGTCAGCGAGGTAGTCTCTGCTGAGCACCTGACCATGATGCGGGGGTACGTTGACTGCTTCCAAATCGGCGCCCGGAATATGCAGAACTTTGAGCTGCTAAAATCCGTCGGTGGAATGGGTATGCCGGTTATCCTCAAACGCGGTGCAGCCGCCCGGATTGAGGAATGGCTCATGGCGGCGGAGTACCTGATGGCCCATGGTACAGATCAGATCATCCTGTGCGAACGGGGGATAAGAACCTTTGAGACCTACACCCGGAACAGTTTGGATATTTCGTCTATACCGGTGGTAAAAAAGTTGAGCCATTTGCCGGTGATTGTCGATCCCAGTCACGCTACCGGCATACGGGACAAGGTGCTGCCGGTGGCTCTGGGGGCGGTGGCAGCCGGAGCCGATGGATTGATCGTAGAAATCCATCCGAACCCCGAAGAAGCCCTCAGTGATGGAGCCCAGAGTTTATACCCCGAACAGTTTGAAAAGCTTTCGGGGGACATTCAAGCCCTCTGCCCGGTCCTCGGCAAGGAACTAAACCGAAGACCCAAGGTGGTGGTTGCATCACCGGGTGCGGCGGGGGCCTCGGGTGGGACCGCCCCGGGCAGTTCGGAGAATTCCGTACCGCGGGTGGCCTTCCAAGGTGAACGCGGAGCCTACAGCGAGATGGCATTGGGACGCTTCTTCGGCTTCGATTCCGCTCAGCCCGTGCCCTGTAAACACTTTGAGGATGTGTTCCAGGCTGTCCTGAAGGGAGAGGTTCAACGGGGGCTGCTCCCCATCGAAAATGCCCTTACCGGCTCCATCCATGAAAACTACGATCTTCTGCTGCAATACCGGGACATAAAAATCATCGGGGAAACAAAGATTAGAATTCAGCACAGCCTCATCGGAGTGCCCGGTTCCACCCTGGAGGACATCAAAAGGGTGTACAGCCATCCCCAGGGACTGCTGCAATGCGAGCGCTATCTGAATACCTGGCCGTCCTGGGCGCGGATTCCCCACTACGATACTGCCGGCTCGGTTTCCATGATTATGAAGGAGGGCTCCAAGCAGTCTGCAGCTATTGCAAACTCCCTGGCTGCGGCCATTTACGGGGCCCAGGTGCTGAAAGAAGGTATCGAAACCAATCCGGTTAATTATACTCGATTTGTGATAATCGCCAGGAACGAGGTTCCGGACAGCCCTTCCCCCACCAAAGCGAGCATTGTCTTCTCCACCCCCGACCGGCCCGGGGCACTTCTAGAGGCCATGAAGGTCCTATCCGACAGGAAGGTGAATCTGCAGAAGATAGAATCCCGCCCCATTCATGGCAAACCCTGGACCTACATGTTTTACCTGGATCTGAGCCGGCCCCAAGACCCGGGAGTGTTTCAGGATGCCCTAACAGAACTGGGGAACCATACGGAAGACCTGCGGGTATTGGGCCGCTATGTTCAAGCCTAG
- a CDS encoding transglycosylase SLT domain-containing protein — MTEYQAQHRLYRKSRLVTMVIPSKETIWMDDITIPINLEPYLSQPNPALALYRNPDTRDLVIDFFIDLTGSEEVALTTLYYSDRYHIPALVSFSLAYVESRFLPEAVNANPGSYDRGVFQLNNLSFPHLRPDDFFNIDVNVFHGIRHLDWCVSVTDSMEEALAVYNAGLYRVKNGQTPESTQRYVRLIMNFRSVLAREFSRFMSRRGSEVVFRTGE, encoded by the coding sequence TTGACCGAGTATCAAGCCCAGCACCGCTTGTATCGAAAGAGCAGATTGGTCACCATGGTTATACCGAGTAAGGAAACCATTTGGATGGACGATATTACCATCCCCATCAATCTGGAGCCGTACCTGAGCCAGCCGAATCCGGCCCTGGCCCTGTACCGGAATCCAGATACCCGGGATTTGGTTATCGATTTTTTCATCGATCTGACAGGATCCGAGGAGGTGGCCCTGACCACCCTGTATTATTCGGATCGTTACCATATTCCGGCCCTGGTGAGTTTTTCCCTGGCGTATGTGGAGAGCCGGTTTTTGCCTGAGGCAGTGAATGCAAATCCCGGTTCCTACGACCGGGGGGTTTTCCAGTTGAACAATTTGAGCTTTCCCCATCTGCGGCCGGACGATTTCTTCAATATCGATGTGAATGTGTTTCATGGGATTCGTCATCTGGATTGGTGTGTTTCTGTAACCGATTCTATGGAGGAGGCCCTGGCAGTGTACAACGCGGGATTGTACCGCGTCAAAAACGGCCAAACCCCGGAGTCCACCCAACGCTATGTACGCCTGATTATGAACTTCCGGTCGGTCCTGGCCCGGGAATTCTCCCGGTTCATGTCTCGGCGGGGCAGCGAGGTGGTTTTCCGGACGGGAGAGTAA
- a CDS encoding PP2C family protein-serine/threonine phosphatase — MIPIQLPTLPVMRGILSGLVVLYGLSLASTHTRQGFGIFVLTAGLQLVRELTPLSSHPVFFSLIEGVVLILLLLPMGRYSPDIRRHLLISLVAYLGLGIASGPGSALHQVLVFPGFQLSLLIIMHTRIRTERYQDRLHLSQMNQTLSLMNTTLRSMGTLLDGGKTGAELYGTILSGAVEHVYADAGILFLVEDGQQGILRVEQTRGRPPLLQEITPVGNSEGADYYRAEDLFPASAPYIQEAIQEGVTRWHVLPGQPKGCRVIGLSPLLVDQKVYGIIVLFQFRSSRIPRDHQRSQYNQYISHAGITLETVFSLWKAQELRLHTAEGDYIGQAQKHLLPKALPPAPGAEYEVLSRPARGVHSDYWDVFPGPQGNTAFLVSDIAGKGMLSTLTMTIIRGTANLIGGSERKAGEVVTWLNRAITRRLKLDRFANLVYLNLQPSLGTVECAGTSHQNMMIYRLETGSIETVTSDQPALGIDPGTEYLSTSVPVDSGDIILVYTDGVVESVNPQGIQYTSRNLARLLVEAHHYPVRAIRERIQEDLLRFEEGAGNHDDQTLVVIKVK; from the coding sequence ATGATTCCAATTCAACTTCCCACACTTCCGGTGATGCGCGGTATTCTCTCGGGCCTGGTTGTACTCTACGGGCTGAGCCTGGCCTCCACCCATACCCGGCAGGGCTTCGGGATCTTTGTACTAACCGCAGGCCTGCAGCTGGTACGGGAACTGACACCCTTGAGCAGCCATCCGGTGTTCTTTTCCCTGATTGAAGGCGTGGTACTCATCCTCCTGCTCCTGCCCATGGGAAGATATTCCCCGGATATCCGGAGACATCTGTTGATAAGCCTGGTTGCCTACCTTGGTCTTGGAATAGCTTCCGGGCCGGGTTCGGCCCTCCACCAGGTTCTGGTATTCCCGGGCTTTCAGCTGAGCCTCCTCATTATTATGCATACCCGAATCCGAACCGAGCGCTACCAGGATCGACTGCACCTAAGCCAGATGAATCAAACCCTCAGCCTGATGAATACCACCCTGAGGTCCATGGGAACCCTCCTGGACGGCGGCAAGACCGGCGCTGAACTGTACGGAACCATTCTCAGCGGTGCCGTAGAACATGTGTACGCCGATGCCGGAATTCTGTTCCTGGTAGAAGACGGTCAGCAGGGTATCCTCCGGGTCGAGCAGACCCGGGGCCGCCCACCCCTGCTCCAGGAAATCACCCCCGTGGGCAACTCCGAAGGGGCTGACTACTACAGGGCGGAGGATCTATTTCCTGCCTCGGCCCCCTATATCCAGGAAGCGATACAGGAGGGTGTAACCCGATGGCACGTCCTGCCGGGGCAGCCCAAGGGCTGCCGTGTTATTGGGTTGAGTCCCCTTCTGGTGGATCAGAAGGTCTATGGGATCATCGTGCTGTTTCAGTTCCGGTCGTCCCGCATCCCCCGGGATCATCAGCGCAGCCAGTATAACCAGTATATCTCCCACGCAGGGATTACCCTTGAAACGGTGTTCTCCCTCTGGAAGGCCCAGGAGCTCCGGCTTCACACCGCTGAGGGTGATTATATCGGCCAGGCGCAAAAGCATCTGCTCCCCAAAGCCCTCCCCCCCGCCCCGGGGGCCGAGTACGAGGTTCTTTCCAGACCGGCCAGGGGTGTTCATTCCGACTACTGGGACGTATTCCCCGGACCCCAGGGCAATACCGCCTTTTTGGTGAGCGATATAGCCGGAAAGGGAATGTTATCTACCCTTACCATGACCATCATCCGCGGCACAGCCAACCTCATCGGCGGCAGTGAACGTAAGGCCGGGGAGGTGGTTACCTGGCTGAACCGTGCAATTACCAGGCGGTTAAAACTGGACCGCTTCGCAAACCTGGTGTACCTCAATCTGCAGCCAAGCCTCGGAACAGTAGAATGCGCCGGAACCAGTCACCAGAATATGATGATTTACCGCTTGGAAACGGGGTCCATTGAGACGGTCACCAGTGACCAGCCTGCCCTGGGCATTGATCCCGGTACCGAATACCTCAGCACCAGCGTCCCCGTGGATAGCGGCGACATCATACTAGTGTATACCGACGGAGTAGTGGAGAGTGTGAATCCCCAGGGCATTCAATACACCTCGAGGAACCTCGCCCGTCTGCTGGTGGAGGCCCATCACTACCCGGTTCGGGCGATTCGGGAGCGGATACAGGAGGATTTGCTGCGCTTTGAGGAGGGGGCAGGGAACCACGATGATCAGACCCTGGTGGTTATTAAGGTTAAATAG
- a CDS encoding STAS domain-containing protein, protein MELSLRKADEIYIIDVTGELDLYNTSQLTELFQKLMERRVTRVVINMAAVSYLDSSGVGALITIYNQVQQKKIRFAISGVGGSALRVMELTRLTAYFPMKATWEEALESLRNS, encoded by the coding sequence ATGGAACTATCACTCCGGAAAGCCGATGAAATCTACATTATCGATGTAACGGGCGAGCTGGACCTGTATAACACCAGCCAGCTCACCGAGCTGTTCCAAAAACTCATGGAGCGCCGTGTGACCCGGGTAGTAATCAATATGGCAGCCGTCAGCTACCTGGATTCCAGCGGGGTGGGTGCCTTGATCACCATCTATAACCAGGTGCAGCAGAAAAAGATTCGGTTTGCTATTTCTGGGGTCGGCGGATCCGCCCTACGGGTTATGGAGCTTACCCGCCTGACCGCGTATTTCCCTATGAAGGCAACCTGGGAAGAGGCGTTAGAATCACTTAGAAATTCCTAA
- a CDS encoding ATP-binding protein: MDEPKYIQIDDASPLLDKSDMYYKEFPSDFRQIRYFTLLIVQKAPAAIREINLLEQQISEVIKNAVKHGNASDPSKTVQVWYRFTEDEARIIVKDEGGGFQGIEEWNEFNRKRLECITQENFEEMIRYVSYRTPHSQADDGGNALFAAVEFWNGGYVFTSRRNCVAAQRRYPKNHMVMPGRGA; encoded by the coding sequence ATGGATGAACCGAAATACATCCAGATCGACGATGCGAGTCCGTTATTGGACAAATCGGACATGTACTACAAGGAGTTTCCCTCGGATTTCCGGCAGATCCGGTATTTTACCCTGCTGATCGTCCAAAAGGCTCCTGCGGCTATCCGGGAGATCAACCTCCTGGAACAGCAGATCAGCGAGGTTATTAAAAATGCGGTTAAACACGGAAACGCCTCGGATCCTTCCAAGACGGTGCAGGTGTGGTACCGTTTTACCGAGGATGAGGCGCGGATCATCGTTAAGGATGAGGGAGGGGGATTCCAGGGCATTGAGGAATGGAATGAATTCAATCGAAAACGCCTGGAGTGCATTACCCAGGAAAATTTCGAGGAGATGATCAGGTATGTCAGCTACCGCACACCCCATTCCCAAGCCGACGACGGGGGAAACGCCCTCTTCGCTGCCGTGGAATTCTGGAACGGCGGCTATGTTTTCACATCCCGGCGGAATTGTGTCGCTGCCCAGCGCCGGTACCCAAAGAATCACATGGTAATGCCCGGTCGGGGAGCCTAA
- a CDS encoding PP2C family protein-serine/threonine phosphatase, giving the protein MQDIDDIMRSLEDKTPPQIDVPEEPKKVLRLARSIKDPGETIAKLVNNRWYVGAGANLLELADDLTTFPDIQAVGVVDEDDKVLGVIVRRDLFDLLGRPFGRDVMRRELASRVAQSTQSFYHDTNIFSVSESLSKVDHSGEVQFFPLKTGTGEFVGTFSSQDLLIYLSRITQNDIALARSIQSRIVKEFSYHEDEHLEFAGSSTMAKGVGGDFYAEALIQENRWMHCLCDVSGKGMAASLVTTALWGSLRTFDYRRGIGSLIKTLNQVFISTFELEKYVTGIFADINAATGTLLLADMGHGFSFLLRNKQLLKMKAGASNMPIGVVHDLRPEISRYQLEPGDLLLFVTDGIIEQTNEIGEEFGLGRIKQFLMESTSKSLKTQRIELMERFHSFRKQTPLHDDVTFLMIRYKG; this is encoded by the coding sequence ATGCAGGATATTGACGATATTATGCGTTCCTTAGAGGATAAAACACCGCCCCAAATTGATGTACCCGAAGAGCCTAAGAAGGTTCTCCGCCTAGCTCGGAGCATTAAGGATCCCGGCGAAACCATCGCAAAGCTGGTGAATAACCGCTGGTACGTGGGGGCCGGGGCAAATCTCCTGGAGCTGGCGGACGATCTGACCACCTTTCCGGATATTCAGGCCGTGGGGGTGGTGGATGAAGACGACAAGGTTCTCGGGGTAATAGTCCGGCGGGATCTCTTCGATCTACTGGGCAGACCCTTCGGCCGGGACGTCATGCGCCGGGAGTTAGCATCCCGGGTGGCCCAGTCAACCCAGAGCTTCTACCATGATACCAACATTTTTTCCGTCAGCGAGAGCCTGAGCAAGGTGGACCATAGCGGGGAAGTCCAGTTTTTTCCTCTGAAAACCGGAACCGGGGAGTTTGTAGGGACCTTCAGCTCCCAGGACTTACTCATTTATCTGTCCCGGATTACCCAGAACGATATCGCCCTGGCCCGGAGCATCCAAAGCAGGATTGTAAAAGAGTTTAGTTACCACGAGGACGAGCATCTGGAGTTTGCCGGGTCCAGTACCATGGCGAAGGGTGTTGGGGGTGATTTTTATGCCGAGGCGCTCATTCAAGAGAACCGCTGGATGCATTGTCTCTGCGATGTATCAGGAAAGGGCATGGCAGCCTCCCTGGTAACCACCGCATTATGGGGTTCCCTCCGGACCTTTGATTACCGCCGGGGAATCGGCTCCCTTATTAAGACCCTGAACCAGGTGTTTATTTCCACCTTCGAGCTGGAAAAATATGTCACCGGAATTTTTGCAGATATCAACGCCGCCACAGGAACCCTGCTCCTGGCAGATATGGGCCACGGCTTCTCCTTCCTTCTCCGGAATAAGCAGCTCCTGAAGATGAAGGCCGGTGCTTCAAACATGCCCATCGGTGTGGTTCATGATTTGCGGCCCGAGATCAGCCGGTACCAGCTTGAACCCGGGGATTTACTGCTGTTTGTTACTGATGGAATCATTGAGCAGACTAACGAGATTGGCGAAGAGTTCGGCCTGGGACGGATTAAGCAGTTCCTCATGGAATCCACCAGCAAAAGTCTGAAAACTCAGAGAATTGAACTCATGGAGCGGTTCCACAGTTTTCGTAAACAGACCCCGCTCCACGATGATGTTACCTTCCTCATGATCCGCTACAAGGGATAG